A portion of the Marinobacter alexandrii genome contains these proteins:
- a CDS encoding TonB-dependent receptor, giving the protein MKHIFRHYLGYFLILISASLYAQKGIIRGTVIEDTTGEPLIGVTVVIKGTTNGAVTDFDGKFQINAAPGTYDIQASFVSFSTITINGVSVEDGDATVIDQIRLKEDVELLDEVVVTAEVIKTTEAALLTVKRKSASLVDGISSANFKKIGDSDAASAVKRVTGVSIEGGKYVYVRGIGDRYTKTMLNSMDIPGLDPDRNSLQIDIFPTNLIDNMIVYKTATADLPADFTGGVVNIETKDFPDEKILEASFGMTFNPSMHLQSDYLTHEGSSTDWLGFDNGLRDLPEGARNEEIPSPLSRQYTDEQILDFNNSFNKQLGAQQERSFLDYSLGFNLGDQKELNNGHKLGYILSTTYKSTTTFFDNVVYGEYQIQEGRETSTELIPATIQTGTESRLNTLIGGLAGIAYKTNNSKFRVNLMHLQNGERLTAKFAILDDPEDQAIGKSGFSGNADNLVYGQRGLTNVLVNGEHHFNDNNWILDWKFSPTFSNMTDPDIRKAAFTNEGGDKTINGGAAGFPTRIWRYLDEVNYSSRVDLTRNATAFGGEATFKFGISHTYKERDYEILQYQFQFFGGQPDWTGDPDEILLEENLFPNDGNGYLQSGNRTPNPNAYNSNVNYSAAYLSAEVTPLSNLKAIVGLRVEKFEQRHTGRDISFAQSNGNAGNNLDNDVVLDNTDLFPSANLIYNLTDRQNLRFSVSRTVARPSFKELSFAQILDPVSNRTFNGGLFAYEGEWDGNLQATNISNFDLRWEKFMDRGQLLSFSAFYKTFSNPIELVRIRQAQTTNEFQPRNVGDGTLIGAELELRKTLDFITPGLTNFSWITNVTLVKTKLEMSNVEFQARTDFGKAGQEITNEREMAGQAPYVINAGIAYENFETRIDAGLYYNVQGKTLTVVGGGLFPDVYSQPFNSLNLNINKRFGAQDNVGVNFSVNNILNDDREEFYNGHNAEPQFFSRRSPGRSFSVGVNYSF; this is encoded by the coding sequence ATGAAACACATCTTTAGACATTATTTGGGCTATTTTCTTATCCTTATTAGTGCCTCTCTATACGCACAGAAGGGAATTATTAGAGGGACAGTAATAGAAGATACAACTGGCGAACCTCTCATAGGGGTTACTGTTGTAATTAAAGGCACCACTAATGGTGCTGTGACAGACTTTGATGGGAAATTCCAAATTAATGCTGCTCCTGGCACTTATGACATTCAAGCTTCTTTTGTCTCGTTTTCTACCATTACGATAAATGGCGTATCTGTTGAAGATGGAGATGCAACTGTAATTGATCAGATCAGGCTTAAAGAGGACGTTGAGTTATTGGATGAAGTCGTGGTGACAGCAGAAGTGATCAAAACCACAGAGGCAGCCCTTCTTACAGTAAAGAGAAAGTCAGCCAGTTTAGTGGATGGTATTTCATCTGCAAACTTCAAGAAAATTGGAGACTCAGATGCCGCTTCGGCTGTTAAGAGAGTAACAGGTGTTTCAATTGAAGGAGGCAAATATGTATATGTCAGAGGTATTGGGGATAGGTATACCAAGACTATGCTTAATAGCATGGACATACCAGGACTTGATCCAGATCGAAACAGTCTTCAGATTGATATATTTCCTACTAATTTGATAGACAACATGATTGTTTATAAGACAGCAACGGCTGATTTACCTGCTGATTTTACCGGTGGTGTTGTAAATATTGAAACAAAGGATTTTCCGGATGAGAAGATTTTGGAAGCATCTTTTGGAATGACCTTTAATCCAAGCATGCATTTACAAAGTGACTACTTGACGCACGAAGGAAGCAGTACTGATTGGCTTGGCTTTGACAATGGACTAAGAGATTTACCCGAGGGAGCTCGAAACGAAGAAATCCCTTCTCCTTTAAGTAGGCAATACACCGATGAGCAAATTTTAGATTTTAACAATTCATTTAACAAGCAATTGGGTGCTCAGCAAGAAAGAAGCTTTTTGGATTACAGCCTTGGTTTCAACCTTGGTGATCAAAAAGAACTTAACAATGGGCATAAATTGGGTTACATTTTATCCACAACCTATAAAAGCACTACAACCTTCTTCGACAATGTTGTCTATGGAGAATATCAAATACAAGAAGGTCGCGAAACAAGTACAGAATTGATACCAGCTACTATTCAGACAGGTACTGAATCTAGACTTAATACACTTATTGGAGGATTGGCAGGAATCGCCTACAAAACAAACAACTCTAAGTTTAGAGTGAATCTGATGCATCTCCAAAATGGAGAGCGACTTACAGCGAAGTTTGCCATTCTGGATGATCCAGAAGATCAAGCGATTGGTAAATCTGGTTTTTCAGGTAACGCAGATAACCTGGTATACGGTCAGCGTGGTTTGACGAATGTACTTGTAAATGGAGAGCATCATTTTAATGACAACAATTGGATACTTGATTGGAAGTTTTCTCCGACTTTTTCTAACATGACAGACCCTGATATTCGGAAAGCTGCTTTCACGAATGAAGGTGGGGACAAAACAATTAATGGTGGTGCTGCTGGTTTTCCTACTCGTATATGGAGGTATCTCGATGAAGTTAACTACAGCAGTCGTGTTGATTTAACACGTAACGCGACAGCTTTTGGAGGTGAGGCTACCTTCAAGTTTGGTATAAGCCACACATATAAAGAGAGAGATTATGAAATACTTCAATATCAATTTCAATTCTTTGGCGGACAGCCAGATTGGACTGGAGACCCAGATGAAATTTTATTGGAAGAGAATCTTTTCCCCAACGACGGGAATGGATATCTCCAATCTGGAAACAGAACTCCAAATCCAAATGCGTATAATTCCAATGTGAATTATTCAGCTGCTTATCTTTCAGCTGAAGTGACTCCTCTTTCTAACTTGAAAGCAATCGTAGGTTTGAGAGTAGAAAAATTTGAACAAAGACATACAGGACGTGATATTAGCTTTGCTCAATCCAACGGTAACGCAGGTAACAACTTGGATAATGATGTAGTGCTTGACAATACCGATTTGTTTCCTTCAGCAAATCTGATTTATAATCTTACGGATAGACAAAATCTAAGATTTTCAGTCTCACGGACGGTAGCAAGACCATCTTTTAAAGAACTTTCTTTTGCGCAAATATTAGATCCAGTAAGTAATAGGACTTTCAACGGTGGGTTATTTGCTTATGAGGGAGAGTGGGATGGAAATTTACAAGCCACGAACATCAGCAACTTCGATTTGAGATGGGAAAAGTTTATGGACAGAGGACAGCTACTATCTTTTAGTGCTTTCTATAAAACGTTTAGCAATCCTATCGAGCTTGTAAGAATTAGACAAGCACAAACCACAAATGAATTTCAACCACGAAATGTAGGTGATGGAACGTTGATTGGAGCTGAGCTTGAATTGAGAAAAACACTTGACTTCATCACTCCTGGCTTGACCAACTTCAGTTGGATCACCAATGTAACCTTGGTTAAAACGAAACTTGAAATGTCCAATGTAGAGTTTCAGGCACGTACTGATTTTGGAAAAGCGGGCCAGGAAATCACTAACGAAAGAGAAATGGCAGGTCAAGCTCCATATGTTATTAATGCTGGTATAGCCTATGAAAACTTTGAAACAAGAATTGATGCTGGACTGTATTACAATGTTCAGGGCAAAACCCTAACAGTAGTAGGTGGCGGACTCTTCCCAGATGTGTATTCTCAACCTTTCAATAGCCTTAATTTGAATATCAATAAGCGTTTTGGAGCTCAAGACAATGTAGGTGTGAATTTTAGTGTAAACAATATACTGAATGATGATCGCGAGGAATTCTATAATGGACACAACGCAGAACCTCAGTTTTTCTCTAGAAGATCTCCTGGTAGATCCTTTAGTGTAGGAGTGAATTATTCTTTTTAA
- a CDS encoding lysozyme inhibitor LprI family protein, with the protein MRIIKSLLLFLIVASCSQSIGDESPIVSKITAQVSGITDECKKLDVIDAEMQRLIAKIKAKYSSEELFEKRFEMSQVYWIQYRDRHVKALYPLDWNTHYRKEYTKEVFNDCKCKENNRMTLIRIKELAFYLEESEEKGDCPAIWNQ; encoded by the coding sequence ATGAGAATTATAAAAAGCCTACTTCTTTTCTTAATAGTCGCGAGCTGCAGCCAATCGATAGGTGATGAAAGTCCTATCGTATCTAAAATCACTGCACAAGTGAGTGGTATTACAGATGAATGCAAAAAGCTTGATGTCATAGATGCTGAAATGCAGCGACTAATTGCAAAAATAAAAGCTAAATACAGCTCCGAGGAGTTATTTGAAAAACGGTTTGAAATGTCTCAGGTATATTGGATTCAATACAGAGACCGACATGTTAAAGCACTCTATCCACTAGATTGGAATACGCACTATCGTAAGGAGTATACAAAGGAGGTTTTCAATGATTGCAAATGCAAAGAGAATAATCGCATGACATTGATTAGGATCAAAGAACTTGCTTTCTATTTGGAGGAAAGTGAAGAAAAGGGTGACTGCCCTGCTATCTGGAATCAATAA
- a CDS encoding type II toxin-antitoxin system RelE/ParE family toxin yields the protein MVKKKLKIIWDNEAKYSLRSIYNYIKKRESIERARKVRDEIVSGTKSLNNFPEKFEEEPALKSEQENYRYKVIWSYKIIYEISEEAIYIVDVFHTSRDPSNIKGH from the coding sequence ATGGTAAAGAAAAAGTTGAAAATAATTTGGGATAATGAAGCTAAATATTCATTACGCAGCATTTACAACTACATAAAAAAGCGGGAATCAATTGAAAGAGCAAGAAAGGTTAGAGATGAGATTGTTTCTGGAACTAAATCATTAAATAATTTCCCCGAAAAGTTTGAAGAAGAACCAGCCTTAAAAAGTGAACAAGAAAACTATCGATATAAAGTGATATGGAGTTACAAGATCATTTACGAAATATCAGAAGAGGCTATTTACATTGTAGATGTTTTTCACACTAGCAGAGATCCTTCTAACATAAAAGGTCATTGA
- a CDS encoding TIGR01777 family oxidoreductase, protein MSSTNLNDQIKTVLITGGTGLVGTQLSELLTSKGYTVTHLSRNPTQKGYQTFYWNVKKMEIDDEAITSADAIIHLAGAGVSDKRWSAEWKKEIYDSRIDSTRLLKEKVAELNPKLKHFTSASAIGYYGWDSGDKLVDEESEKGDGFLADVVEDWEKEVDTFKELDIKISKVRIGIVLSERGGALVELMKPIKFGLGAPLAPGDQHMSWIHIQDLCGIFAHTLENSVEGIFNGVAPSPHTNKEFTKSVANQLNKSLWLPNVPKFALRLIVGEMADILVGGNRVSSRKIEEAGFNFQFVSLNSALQDLLE, encoded by the coding sequence ATGTCTTCAACAAATCTAAACGACCAAATCAAAACAGTACTAATAACAGGAGGTACAGGACTGGTAGGAACACAATTAAGTGAACTCCTAACATCTAAAGGATATACCGTAACACACCTGTCTAGGAACCCAACGCAAAAAGGCTACCAGACATTCTATTGGAATGTTAAAAAGATGGAAATAGATGATGAGGCCATTACTTCTGCTGACGCAATTATACATTTGGCAGGTGCTGGAGTCTCTGATAAGCGCTGGTCTGCGGAATGGAAAAAAGAAATATATGATAGCCGGATTGACTCTACACGACTATTGAAAGAAAAAGTAGCTGAACTTAACCCTAAACTGAAACACTTTACTTCAGCGTCAGCTATTGGCTATTATGGATGGGACTCTGGGGATAAACTAGTTGATGAAGAAAGTGAAAAAGGAGATGGATTTTTGGCAGATGTGGTTGAAGATTGGGAAAAAGAAGTAGATACATTCAAGGAGCTGGACATTAAGATCTCAAAGGTTCGAATAGGCATAGTCTTAAGTGAGCGCGGAGGAGCTTTAGTTGAGTTGATGAAACCAATAAAGTTTGGACTTGGAGCTCCATTGGCCCCAGGCGATCAGCACATGAGTTGGATTCATATTCAGGATTTGTGCGGAATCTTTGCCCATACACTGGAGAATTCGGTAGAAGGAATTTTTAATGGTGTAGCTCCATCACCACACACGAATAAAGAATTCACTAAATCTGTAGCAAATCAACTAAACAAATCACTTTGGCTGCCGAATGTTCCTAAATTTGCGCTTCGATTGATCGTGGGAGAAATGGCTGATATATTAGTGGGAGGAAATCGTGTTTCTAGCAGGAAAATTGAGGAAGCAGGATTTAATTTTCAATTTGTATCGTTAAACAGTGCGTTGCAAGATTTACTTGAATAA
- a CDS encoding TIGR00730 family Rossman fold protein gives MEENKDISKEEEARILEAFKEKDWNEIKSTDSWAIFKVMGEFVQGFEKMSKIGPCVSIFGSARTKPDNKYYKIAEEIAAKVVRHGYGVITGGGPGIMEAGNKGANAQGGKSVGLNIDLPFEQNNNIYIDRDKSIDFDYFFVRKVMFVKYSQGFIVLPGGFGTMDELFEALTLIQTKKIGQFPIVLVGREYWIGLVDWLKSTMLDMEANIGPSDLDLFNVVDTATEAVEVIDEFYNKYNLSPNF, from the coding sequence ATGGAAGAAAATAAGGATATAAGCAAGGAAGAAGAAGCGAGGATTCTGGAAGCTTTTAAAGAAAAGGACTGGAATGAAATAAAGAGCACTGATTCTTGGGCCATTTTTAAAGTGATGGGGGAATTTGTGCAAGGGTTTGAGAAGATGTCTAAGATTGGCCCGTGTGTTTCCATTTTTGGATCAGCAAGAACAAAGCCTGACAATAAATATTACAAGATAGCAGAAGAGATAGCCGCTAAAGTTGTTCGTCATGGATATGGTGTAATTACAGGAGGAGGACCGGGGATTATGGAAGCGGGTAACAAAGGAGCCAATGCTCAGGGTGGAAAGTCGGTAGGGCTAAATATTGATCTCCCATTCGAACAGAACAACAATATCTACATAGATCGAGATAAGAGCATAGATTTTGACTATTTCTTTGTGCGAAAAGTGATGTTTGTAAAATACTCCCAAGGCTTCATTGTGCTTCCGGGTGGTTTTGGAACAATGGATGAATTATTTGAGGCTTTAACACTTATCCAGACAAAAAAAATCGGGCAATTCCCAATTGTGCTGGTAGGTAGAGAATACTGGATTGGATTGGTTGATTGGCTGAAAAGCACCATGCTAGACATGGAAGCTAACATTGGTCCGTCAGACTTGGACCTATTTAACGTTGTAGATACTGCCACTGAAGCAGTAGAGGTTATTGATGAATTCTACAACAAATACAACTTGAGCCCTAACTTCTAA
- the uvrA gene encoding excinuclease ABC subunit UvrA, whose amino-acid sequence MKKREEVIEIIGAREHNLKNIDVTLPRNKLIVITGISGSGKSSLAFDTIYAEGQRRYMESFSAYARAFIGDMERPDVDKIDGLSPVISIEQKTTSRNPRSTVGTVTEIYDFFRLLYARAGEAYSYLSGKKMTRQSEDQIIDMILKNHDGQKLVLLAPVVKGRKGHYRELFVQIRKLGFTKVRVNGEVQDLVPKMQVDRYKTHDIEIVTDRIKVSEKDSKRIRESVNTSLRHGDGVMMIQKEDGEIAHFSKNLMDPETGLAYDEPAPNTFSFNSPYGACPECNGLGVIEEISKESVIPDASLSISRGGIAPLGEYRDIWIFKKIEAILKRNKVNLSTPIQKIPKEIIDILLYGDSVPVAVSSVKYPGTDWNTKFEGIINFLEKQKDGGSEKIQAWVKEFTDIRTCPTCNGYRLKREALHYRISDKHIGELAEMDIHSLGKWMINLEERLNERQLIIATEILKELRKRIGFLLDVGLDYLSLNRSLRTLSGGEAQRIRLATQIGTQLVNVLYILDEPSIGLHQRDNVKLIQALKDLRDLGNTVIVVEHDKDMMLESDEVVDIGPGAGRHGGQIVAKGSPDEFLKQGSSTADYLNGKRKIEVPAERRSTNGKWLELKGASGHNLKNVDLKLPLGNLILVTGVSGSGKSTLIHETLYPIIRKHLYKSRQEPLPFKKIDGVDEFDKIIEVDQSPIGRTPRSNPATYTGVFSEIRSLFAQLSEAKIRGYKPGRFSFNVKGGRCETCGGGGMRLIEMDFLPDVHVPCETCKGKRYNRETLEVRFKGKSISDVLDMTVSQSVDFFENQPRIVRKLKTLDEVGLGYISLGQHATTLSGGEAQRVKLATELSKKDTGKTFYILDEPTTGLHFQDIEHLLDVLQKLVDKGNTVLIIEHNMDVIKVADHIIDLGPEGGSAGGEIIAQGTPEEIIKVKDSYTAKFLKEELN is encoded by the coding sequence TTGAAAAAGCGAGAGGAAGTAATCGAGATAATTGGCGCCAGAGAGCACAATCTCAAAAATATTGATGTAACGCTACCGCGAAACAAACTGATCGTTATTACGGGTATCAGTGGAAGTGGTAAATCATCCCTTGCATTTGATACGATCTATGCTGAAGGTCAACGTCGATATATGGAAAGCTTTAGTGCTTATGCTAGAGCGTTCATTGGAGACATGGAACGTCCGGATGTTGATAAAATAGACGGGCTTAGCCCTGTGATCTCTATTGAACAGAAGACCACTTCCAGAAACCCTCGATCAACAGTAGGTACCGTTACGGAGATATATGACTTCTTTCGATTGCTATATGCAAGAGCGGGAGAAGCCTATTCTTACCTGTCGGGAAAAAAGATGACACGTCAGTCTGAAGATCAAATCATTGATATGATCCTAAAAAATCACGACGGCCAGAAACTAGTATTATTAGCTCCAGTAGTAAAGGGTAGAAAAGGACATTACAGAGAGCTATTTGTGCAGATAAGAAAACTCGGCTTCACGAAAGTTAGAGTGAATGGCGAGGTGCAGGACTTAGTTCCTAAAATGCAAGTGGATCGATATAAAACACATGATATCGAAATTGTAACCGATAGAATAAAAGTTTCTGAAAAAGACAGTAAAAGAATCCGCGAGTCAGTCAATACGTCCCTCCGCCATGGAGATGGAGTAATGATGATCCAAAAGGAAGATGGCGAGATAGCCCATTTTTCAAAAAATCTGATGGATCCTGAAACAGGACTTGCCTACGACGAGCCAGCTCCAAACACATTTTCATTCAATTCTCCTTACGGCGCTTGTCCTGAATGCAATGGGCTGGGAGTGATTGAAGAAATTTCTAAAGAGTCAGTCATTCCAGATGCATCATTGAGCATTAGCAGGGGAGGCATTGCACCACTCGGCGAGTATCGAGACATTTGGATTTTTAAGAAGATCGAAGCAATTCTTAAAAGGAATAAAGTGAATCTTTCTACACCCATTCAAAAGATTCCTAAAGAAATCATAGACATACTTTTGTATGGAGATAGTGTTCCTGTTGCCGTGAGTTCAGTAAAGTATCCTGGAACGGATTGGAATACGAAGTTTGAAGGAATAATCAACTTCCTCGAGAAGCAAAAAGATGGAGGTTCAGAAAAAATTCAGGCTTGGGTAAAAGAATTTACGGACATCAGAACGTGCCCAACGTGTAATGGATATCGACTGAAGAGAGAGGCACTTCATTACAGAATTTCAGATAAACACATAGGGGAATTAGCAGAGATGGATATTCATTCATTAGGCAAATGGATGATTAACCTGGAAGAAAGGCTAAATGAGCGTCAGCTAATTATTGCAACAGAAATCCTTAAGGAGCTTAGAAAACGAATTGGGTTTTTGCTAGATGTAGGTTTGGACTATTTGAGTTTGAATCGCTCATTAAGAACCTTATCAGGAGGAGAAGCACAGCGAATTAGGCTAGCCACACAGATAGGTACTCAACTTGTGAATGTATTGTACATTCTTGATGAACCGAGTATTGGGTTACATCAGCGAGATAATGTGAAATTGATCCAGGCGCTCAAAGACTTAAGAGATTTAGGCAACACTGTCATTGTGGTAGAGCACGATAAGGATATGATGCTTGAATCTGACGAAGTAGTAGATATTGGACCAGGAGCAGGAAGGCATGGAGGTCAGATAGTAGCAAAAGGCAGCCCGGATGAATTTCTGAAACAAGGAAGTTCCACAGCAGACTATCTCAATGGCAAGAGAAAAATTGAGGTTCCTGCCGAAAGAAGAAGTACAAATGGCAAATGGCTAGAACTCAAAGGAGCCTCAGGCCATAACCTAAAGAATGTAGATTTGAAATTACCTCTTGGAAATCTTATTCTGGTCACCGGAGTTTCAGGAAGCGGTAAATCCACACTTATCCATGAAACATTGTATCCTATTATTCGAAAGCATTTATACAAGAGCCGGCAAGAGCCATTACCCTTCAAAAAAATTGATGGTGTAGATGAATTTGATAAAATTATCGAAGTAGACCAATCACCAATTGGAAGAACACCAAGATCGAATCCTGCAACGTACACTGGCGTATTCTCCGAAATAAGGAGTCTTTTTGCACAGCTTTCTGAAGCAAAAATAAGAGGATATAAGCCAGGAAGGTTTTCCTTTAATGTAAAAGGAGGAAGATGCGAAACCTGTGGAGGTGGAGGAATGCGTTTGATTGAAATGGACTTTTTGCCAGATGTTCATGTTCCGTGCGAGACATGCAAAGGAAAGCGCTATAACAGAGAAACATTAGAAGTTAGGTTCAAAGGAAAATCGATTTCGGATGTACTTGATATGACAGTATCACAATCTGTGGACTTCTTTGAAAATCAACCTCGAATCGTAAGAAAATTAAAGACTTTAGACGAAGTTGGATTAGGATATATATCACTAGGCCAGCATGCCACAACATTATCAGGAGGAGAAGCACAGCGAGTAAAGCTAGCGACAGAGCTTTCCAAAAAAGATACAGGAAAAACATTCTATATATTAGACGAGCCTACTACAGGCCTTCATTTTCAAGACATAGAGCACTTATTAGATGTTCTCCAGAAGTTGGTGGACAAAGGAAATACCGTCTTAATAATTGAGCACAATATGGATGTGATCAAAGTAGCAGATCATATTATTGATCTCGGACCAGAGGGAGGTTCTGCCGGTGGAGAAATTATCGCTCAGGGCACTCCGGAAGAGATCATAAAAGTAAAAGACAGCTATACAGCTAAGTTCCTGAAAGAAGAGCTTAATTGA
- a CDS encoding histidine kinase has product MTKNKIYWICQLFGWGLYGFVQVFFYTIAERFDFTQAIGLIYQVFYFIVSTHFFRYLIIRIGWLNLRLSHLIPRLLIVTLLLSGFNYTYLLVIDFFTDTVAKSELMLFTVLINTVVYWAIYFIWTIFYFAFHYVQRYNKSLKAETAAREVELNNLKAQLNPHFIFNALNSIRALVDENPRKSKESITQLSHILRNSLISDRKKLIPFMEELKTVMDYLALESIRYEERLTTKFDIDRNSGKYMIPPLMLQTLVENGIKHGISNLKNGGEISISTTVRRKQLHLQIRNTGQLSREKDVSKGFGLANTKKRLELIFGEGATFEIKNESKNTVLTSISIPSSDRLM; this is encoded by the coding sequence ATGACCAAGAATAAAATATACTGGATTTGTCAACTGTTCGGCTGGGGACTTTACGGATTTGTTCAGGTATTTTTCTATACGATAGCTGAAAGATTTGACTTCACCCAGGCCATTGGGCTTATCTATCAGGTATTTTATTTTATAGTTAGCACACACTTTTTCAGATATCTCATTATCCGTATTGGCTGGCTAAATCTCAGACTGAGTCACTTAATTCCGCGGCTACTCATTGTTACATTATTGTTGAGTGGGTTTAATTATACCTACCTCCTTGTTATAGATTTTTTTACGGATACGGTAGCAAAATCAGAGTTGATGCTTTTTACTGTATTGATAAATACGGTGGTTTATTGGGCTATTTATTTTATCTGGACGATTTTTTACTTTGCATTTCATTACGTTCAGAGATACAATAAGTCACTAAAAGCAGAAACTGCAGCAAGAGAAGTAGAGCTAAATAACCTGAAAGCCCAGCTAAATCCTCACTTCATTTTTAATGCCTTGAATAGTATAAGAGCGTTAGTTGATGAAAACCCCAGAAAATCTAAAGAATCAATAACACAGCTTTCTCACATCTTAAGGAACTCGCTCATTAGCGATAGAAAAAAGCTAATTCCTTTTATGGAAGAGCTAAAAACCGTGATGGACTATTTGGCACTGGAATCAATAAGATACGAAGAGCGGCTGACTACCAAGTTTGATATTGATCGAAATTCAGGAAAATACATGATCCCACCATTGATGCTTCAAACACTCGTGGAAAATGGGATAAAACATGGAATATCGAATTTGAAAAATGGTGGTGAAATAAGTATTTCAACGACAGTCCGAAGAAAACAACTTCACCTACAAATCCGTAATACCGGACAGTTATCGAGAGAAAAAGATGTTTCAAAAGGATTTGGTCTTGCAAATACAAAGAAGAGACTGGAATTGATTTTTGGAGAAGGTGCTACTTTTGAAATAAAGAATGAATCAAAAAACACAGTTTTAACTTCTATTTCGATACCTTCAAGCGACAGATTGATGTAG
- a CDS encoding response regulator, protein MKAIIVDDERLARKELMSLLSNHPEIEVIDEAANADEAIEKIEKQEPDVVFLDVQMPGKTGFEMLEGMERVPQVIFTTAYDEFALKAFDYNALDYLLKPIQPERLAESLNKVSTKASKKSAKDQKLSSTDQVFVKDGDKCWFVKLEDVRLFESDGNYIKVYFDKFKPMIHKSLNALDERLDDRHFFRASRKHIINLGWVESIDTWFNGGLLVQLKGGEKIEVSRRQSARFREMMSL, encoded by the coding sequence ATGAAAGCAATTATTGTTGATGACGAAAGGCTAGCTCGGAAGGAGTTAATGTCACTTTTGTCCAATCATCCTGAAATAGAAGTAATAGATGAAGCTGCGAATGCAGATGAGGCCATAGAAAAAATTGAAAAACAAGAACCGGATGTGGTTTTTCTTGATGTTCAAATGCCAGGTAAAACTGGGTTTGAAATGCTGGAAGGAATGGAAAGAGTTCCTCAAGTCATCTTTACGACAGCTTATGATGAATTTGCCTTAAAGGCGTTTGACTACAATGCCCTCGATTATTTGCTAAAACCTATTCAGCCAGAAAGATTGGCTGAGAGCCTAAATAAAGTTTCCACAAAGGCATCTAAAAAATCAGCCAAAGATCAAAAGTTGAGTAGTACCGATCAAGTGTTTGTAAAGGATGGAGATAAGTGTTGGTTCGTGAAATTAGAAGACGTAAGGCTATTTGAATCAGACGGAAATTATATCAAAGTCTACTTTGATAAATTCAAGCCAATGATTCACAAGTCATTAAATGCACTAGATGAAAGACTAGACGATCGTCACTTTTTTAGAGCAAGCCGAAAACACATCATTAATTTAGGTTGGGTAGAGTCCATTGATACATGGTTTAACGGAGGGCTTTTGGTGCAATTAAAAGGAGGAGAAAAAATAGAAGTAAGCCGAAGACAATCTGCAAGATTTAGAGAAATGATGAGCCTTTAG